Proteins encoded together in one Schumannella luteola window:
- a CDS encoding TrmH family RNA methyltransferase codes for MQLIEIDDPADPRLEDYTRLTDVVLRRKTEPEGGLYIAESTKVVERALAAGHRPRSVLLQRKWLAEIGPLVEAYDIPVFVGESSVLEKLTGYVMHRGALAAMHRPPLLPVAELLADARRVVVIEDVVDHTNVGAIFRAVAGLGADAVLVTPRCADPFYRRSVRVSMGTVLQVPWTRLAEWPEGADQLHDAGFEIAALALADDAVTLDAYAASAPERVALMLGTEGDGLSRDALRGADRVVTIPMQHGVDSLNVAAASAVALWALRTAGRVRSADGG; via the coding sequence GTGCAGCTGATCGAGATCGACGACCCCGCCGATCCGCGGCTCGAGGACTACACCCGGCTCACCGACGTCGTGCTGCGACGCAAGACCGAGCCCGAGGGCGGCCTCTACATCGCCGAGTCGACCAAGGTCGTCGAGCGCGCTCTCGCCGCCGGGCACCGCCCGCGCTCGGTGCTGCTGCAGCGCAAGTGGCTGGCCGAGATCGGCCCGCTCGTCGAGGCCTACGACATCCCCGTCTTCGTGGGGGAGTCGAGCGTGCTCGAGAAGCTCACCGGCTACGTCATGCACCGCGGCGCCCTGGCGGCGATGCACCGTCCGCCGCTGCTGCCGGTCGCCGAGCTGCTCGCCGACGCCCGTCGGGTCGTGGTGATCGAGGACGTCGTCGACCACACCAACGTCGGCGCGATCTTCCGCGCGGTCGCGGGACTCGGAGCGGATGCGGTGCTCGTCACGCCGCGCTGCGCCGATCCCTTCTACCGCCGCAGCGTGCGCGTGAGCATGGGCACCGTGCTGCAGGTGCCGTGGACCCGCCTCGCGGAGTGGCCCGAGGGCGCCGATCAGCTGCATGACGCCGGCTTCGAGATCGCCGCGCTCGCCCTCGCCGATGACGCGGTCACGCTCGACGCCTACGCCGCATCCGCCCCCGAGCGCGTCGCGCTCATGCTCGGCACCGAGGGTGACGGGCTCAGCCGCGATGCCCTCCGCGGCGCCGACCGTGTCGTCACGATCCCCATGCAGCACGGCGTCGACTCGCTCAACGTGGCCGCGGCGAGCGCGGTCGCGCTCTGGGCGCTGCGCACGGCGGGCCGAGTCCGCTCCGCGGACGGTGGCTGA
- a CDS encoding Sir2 family NAD-dependent protein deacetylase, which produces MADILVGRPIAILTGAGLSTDSGIPDYRGEGSRVVNPMTISQFLGDETARKRYWAGSHLGWRRFMSVQPNAGHRAIAALELAGVANGVVTQNVDGLHLRAGSRRVVDIHGSSDRVRCLSCGQIFSRDGVAERMAAANPWLNAPEGVELNPDGDVVIEHYGDMVVPSCTVCGGDLKPEVVFFGEFVPTEKFAEASALVRGAEALVIAGSSLTVNSGIRLLDQAAKRRIPIVIVNRGTTKGDGRATLKIDAGTSEVLGALAERLTASV; this is translated from the coding sequence ATGGCGGACATCCTCGTCGGACGCCCGATCGCTATCCTGACCGGCGCGGGTCTCAGCACCGACTCCGGCATCCCCGACTACCGCGGCGAGGGCTCGCGCGTCGTCAACCCGATGACGATCAGCCAGTTCCTCGGCGACGAGACCGCGCGCAAGCGCTACTGGGCCGGCAGCCACCTCGGCTGGCGCCGCTTCATGTCGGTGCAGCCGAACGCCGGGCACCGCGCGATCGCCGCACTCGAGCTCGCGGGCGTGGCGAACGGCGTCGTCACGCAGAACGTGGATGGGCTGCACCTGCGCGCCGGATCGCGGCGCGTCGTCGACATCCACGGCTCCTCCGACCGCGTGCGCTGCCTGAGCTGCGGCCAGATCTTCTCCCGCGACGGGGTCGCCGAGCGGATGGCCGCCGCGAACCCCTGGCTGAACGCTCCCGAGGGCGTCGAGCTGAATCCCGACGGCGACGTCGTGATCGAGCACTACGGCGACATGGTGGTGCCGAGCTGCACGGTGTGCGGCGGCGACCTCAAGCCCGAGGTGGTGTTCTTCGGCGAGTTCGTTCCGACCGAGAAGTTCGCCGAGGCGAGCGCGCTCGTGCGCGGCGCCGAGGCGCTCGTGATCGCCGGCTCGTCGCTCACCGTGAACTCGGGGATCCGGCTGCTCGACCAGGCGGCGAAGCGCCGCATCCCGATCGTGATCGTCAACCGCGGCACGACGAAGGGCGACGGCCGCGCGACGCTTAAGATCGACGCGGGGACCTCGGAGGTGCTCGGCGCTCTGGCCGAGCGGCTGACCGCGAGCGTCTGA
- a CDS encoding histidine phosphatase family protein codes for MTELFLVRHGETDWNRARRIQGRTDIPLNDTGRAQAKATGQLLSRRSWDGVFASPLSRATETGAIIAAGLGLAAPAPVPGVVERDYGEAEGLPWEEIEQRFPDGAEVPGRETREQVAERVVAALCELAAAHPGERLIVVSHGGAIRSVLQHAEPDTQHPAITNGSVHSFRVTDDGLELIAFDDPIEAESLGTGGDIEEQNALEHRPS; via the coding sequence ATGACCGAGCTCTTCCTCGTGCGCCACGGCGAGACCGACTGGAACCGGGCCCGACGCATCCAGGGTCGCACCGACATCCCGCTCAACGACACCGGCCGCGCGCAGGCGAAGGCCACCGGGCAGCTGCTCAGCCGTCGCAGCTGGGACGGCGTGTTCGCGAGCCCGCTCTCGCGCGCCACGGAGACCGGCGCGATCATCGCCGCCGGGCTCGGCCTCGCCGCCCCCGCACCGGTTCCGGGCGTGGTCGAGCGCGACTACGGCGAGGCCGAGGGGCTCCCCTGGGAGGAGATCGAGCAGCGCTTCCCCGACGGCGCCGAGGTGCCCGGACGCGAGACGCGCGAGCAGGTCGCCGAGCGCGTCGTCGCAGCCCTCTGCGAGCTCGCGGCGGCCCACCCGGGCGAGCGGCTCATCGTCGTGAGTCACGGCGGCGCGATCCGCTCGGTGCTGCAGCACGCCGAACCGGACACCCAGCACCCGGCGATCACGAACGGCTCGGTGCACAGCTTCCGGGTGACGGATGACGGCCTCGAACTGATCGCCTTCGACGACCCGATCGAGGCCGAGTCGCTCGGCACGGGCGGAGACATCGAGGAGCAGAACGCCCTGGAGCACCGCCCGAGCTGA
- a CDS encoding glycosyltransferase family 4 protein produces the protein MKVVVDCRYTRIGFHDGISRYGARVVEALASLHDVTMLISDERQLEMLPDLPWEKVSGPTSAREPFIARQINRLKPDVVWSPMQTIGSAGRKYALVLTLHDLIYYENRTPPRDLPQIIRLLWRLYHLSWWPQRWLLNRADEITTVSATSQRLIEKHRLTKRRITVVTNAADELAPPIERVEPGAVAAESGEPRELVYMGSFMPYKGVDVLVRSLHHLPGYRLTLLSRISDAERGRLTALAPSPESVVFANGASDAEYAAALDRATAFVHASRAEGFGIPLVESMSRGTPVVVSDIPIFREVGADAALYFAPGSAEQLAAAVRTLEDPAEWTARSAASRERAAHYRWTDAADALLEVLERVHAARVARRR, from the coding sequence GTGAAGGTCGTCGTCGACTGCCGCTACACCCGCATCGGGTTCCACGACGGCATCAGCCGCTACGGCGCGCGCGTCGTCGAGGCGCTCGCGAGCCTGCACGACGTGACGATGCTGATCAGCGACGAGCGCCAGCTGGAGATGCTGCCGGATCTGCCGTGGGAGAAGGTCTCCGGACCGACGAGCGCGCGCGAGCCGTTCATCGCCCGGCAGATCAACCGGCTGAAGCCGGACGTGGTGTGGTCGCCGATGCAGACGATCGGGTCGGCGGGCCGGAAGTACGCGCTCGTGCTCACGCTGCACGACCTCATCTACTACGAGAACCGCACGCCGCCGCGCGATCTGCCGCAGATCATCCGCCTGCTCTGGAGGCTGTACCACCTGTCGTGGTGGCCGCAGCGCTGGCTGCTCAACCGCGCCGACGAGATCACGACCGTCTCGGCGACCTCGCAGCGGCTCATCGAGAAGCACCGGCTCACGAAGCGCCGCATCACCGTGGTGACGAACGCCGCCGACGAGCTCGCGCCGCCGATCGAGCGGGTCGAGCCCGGTGCGGTCGCCGCCGAGAGCGGGGAGCCCCGCGAGCTCGTCTACATGGGCTCGTTCATGCCTTACAAGGGCGTGGATGTGCTGGTGCGGTCGCTGCATCACCTGCCCGGCTACCGGCTCACCCTGCTGAGCCGCATCTCGGATGCCGAGCGCGGCCGACTGACCGCCCTCGCGCCGAGCCCGGAGTCCGTCGTCTTCGCGAACGGCGCGAGCGACGCCGAGTACGCCGCTGCCCTCGATCGGGCGACCGCCTTCGTGCACGCCTCGCGCGCCGAGGGCTTCGGCATCCCGCTCGTCGAGTCGATGAGCCGCGGCACGCCGGTGGTCGTCAGCGACATCCCGATCTTCCGTGAGGTCGGGGCGGATGCGGCACTGTACTTCGCGCCCGGCTCGGCCGAGCAGCTCGCGGCGGCGGTCCGCACCCTCGAGGATCCGGCGGAGTGGACGGCCCGCTCGGCCGCGTCGCGCGAGCGTGCTGCGCACTACCGCTGGACGGATGCCGCGGACGCGCTGCTCGAGGTGCTCGAGCGCGTGCATGCCGCGCGGGTCGCGCGGCGTCGCTGA
- a CDS encoding alpha/beta fold hydrolase, with product MPVASPYAAQLAALPTRTGEVDARGSRTRYWDYGPADAPVALVVVHGYRGDHHGLEPVLAQLPGLRIIAPDLPGFGESTPMAAGEHSIAGYAAWLGEFLDALDLRGTVPLLGHSFGSIVVAHALAAGLPTPRLILVNPISTDPMSGVNGALARLTRLYYTVGRKLPSGAGGAWLGNPLVVRFMSVTLAKTPDATLKRWIHEEHGRYFSGFSDRDTLAEGFDASLSTDVTRAADALTMPTLLIAGAEDMIAPLTGQHALLTKLPDARLVELPGVGHLIHYERPQQAAAEIERFLGEGPDAGGTSTAGDAGEGAA from the coding sequence ATGCCCGTCGCCTCGCCCTACGCCGCCCAGCTCGCCGCCCTGCCCACGCGCACCGGCGAGGTCGACGCGCGGGGTTCCCGCACCCGGTACTGGGACTACGGGCCGGCGGATGCGCCGGTCGCCCTGGTCGTGGTGCACGGCTACCGCGGCGACCACCACGGCCTCGAGCCCGTGCTCGCTCAACTGCCGGGGCTGCGCATCATCGCCCCCGACCTGCCCGGCTTCGGCGAGTCGACGCCGATGGCGGCCGGCGAGCACAGCATCGCCGGTTACGCGGCCTGGCTCGGCGAGTTCCTGGATGCGCTCGACCTGCGGGGAACCGTGCCGCTGCTCGGCCACAGCTTCGGCTCGATCGTCGTCGCGCACGCCCTCGCCGCCGGCCTGCCGACCCCGCGCCTGATCCTGGTGAACCCGATCTCGACCGACCCGATGTCGGGCGTCAACGGCGCGCTCGCCCGGCTCACCCGGCTCTACTACACGGTCGGCCGCAAGCTGCCCTCGGGCGCCGGCGGCGCCTGGCTCGGCAACCCGCTCGTCGTGCGCTTCATGTCGGTCACACTGGCGAAGACGCCGGATGCGACGCTCAAACGCTGGATCCACGAAGAGCACGGCCGCTACTTCTCCGGCTTCAGCGATCGCGACACCCTCGCCGAGGGCTTCGACGCCTCACTGAGCACGGATGTGACGCGCGCCGCCGACGCGCTCACCATGCCGACGCTGCTGATCGCGGGCGCTGAGGACATGATCGCCCCGCTCACGGGGCAGCACGCGCTGCTGACGAAGCTGCCCGACGCGCGGCTCGTCGAGCTGCCGGGGGTCGGGCACCTCATCCACTACGAGCGTCCGCAGCAGGCGGCCGCCGAGATCGAGCGCTTCCTCGGGGAGGGGCCCGACGCCGGCGGGACGTCGACGGCCGGCGACGCCGGCGAGGGCGCCGCGTGA
- a CDS encoding alpha/beta fold hydrolase — protein MEHVTAVDGVRLTVHTIGDGDAPPAIVVPGGPARGVEYLDDLAGLGADRRLVVLHPRGTPTTGGRSRGWWTDADDVVSVAGALGLAQVDLIAHSAGTRLALAVAARHPRLLSSLALVTPPSDWLSGVAHDGADLAARRGDPDVDAAWASLTGAEPADDAAFQRAWDSEAPAGYAAWTGIEQQHAGVGDMSLASVRAWFRDVPADAADRILAAARPRTLVVSGDGDLLTGVAPVRAAAAALGAELVELSGCGHYPWVERPTEFRAALADWLRR, from the coding sequence ATGGAGCACGTCACGGCGGTCGACGGGGTGCGACTCACGGTGCACACGATCGGCGACGGCGACGCCCCACCCGCGATCGTGGTCCCCGGCGGCCCCGCACGTGGCGTCGAGTATCTGGACGATCTCGCCGGGCTCGGAGCCGACCGGCGGCTCGTCGTCCTGCACCCGCGCGGCACCCCCACGACCGGCGGCCGATCGCGCGGCTGGTGGACCGACGCCGACGACGTCGTCTCGGTCGCCGGGGCGCTCGGCCTCGCCCAGGTCGACCTGATCGCGCACTCGGCCGGCACGCGGCTGGCCCTCGCCGTCGCGGCGCGGCACCCGCGGCTGCTGAGCTCGCTCGCGCTCGTCACCCCGCCCTCCGACTGGCTGTCCGGCGTCGCGCACGACGGCGCCGATCTCGCGGCGCGGCGCGGCGACCCCGACGTGGATGCCGCCTGGGCCTCGCTCACCGGCGCGGAGCCCGCCGACGACGCCGCCTTCCAGCGCGCGTGGGACAGCGAGGCGCCCGCGGGCTACGCCGCGTGGACCGGCATCGAGCAGCAGCACGCCGGGGTCGGCGACATGAGCCTCGCCTCGGTGCGCGCCTGGTTCCGCGACGTCCCCGCCGACGCGGCGGACCGCATCCTCGCTGCGGCGCGCCCGCGCACCCTCGTGGTCTCGGGCGACGGCGACCTGCTCACCGGAGTCGCCCCCGTGCGCGCCGCGGCGGCCGCGCTGGGCGCCGAGCTGGTCGAGCTGAGCGGCTGCGGGCACTATCCCTGGGTCGAGCGGCCGACGGAGTTCCGCGCGGCGCTCGCCGACTGGCTGCGTCGCTGA
- the treS gene encoding maltose alpha-D-glucosyltransferase — protein sequence MTFTAPITLPGLALNPQWYRRSVFYEVMVRSFVDSNGDGTGDLAGLIGKLDYLQWLGIDGIWIPPIYTSPLRDGGYDISDYKGILPEFGTLDEFRELVTKAHERNMRIIIDLVINHTSDQHEWFQQSRSDPDGPYGDFYVWSDTDDKYNDVRIIFVDTEDSNWTFDSERRQFFWHRFFSHQPDLNFENPAVHDAIFDVVRHWLDMGVDGLRLDAIPYLYESEGGNGESEPATHEFVKKLRAMIDVDYPGRVLIAEANQWPSEVAEYFGTEEEPECHMAFDFPVMPRIFYSLRSQSAGELKRVLSETQDVPEGAAWGVFLRNHDELTLEMVSEEYRQAMYGWYAYDPRMRSNIGIRRRLAPLLDNSRAELELAHALLFSLPGSPFLYYGDEIGMGDNIWLPDRDSSRTPMQWTPDRNAGFSTADPGKLYLPVVQSLVYNYSLVNVESQLAQSRSLLHWVRNVIHVRKNHPTFGLGSIQVLDTDHESVLAFVRDHPGSGTQFGDQPERVLCVFSFAHNPVSVRIRMPDDAGEPLFDLFGGGEFPSVSEDGEVHLTLGTQSFFWLHVGQPRFTATQHY from the coding sequence GTGACCTTCACCGCGCCGATCACATTGCCCGGACTCGCCCTGAACCCGCAGTGGTACCGCAGATCGGTGTTCTACGAGGTGATGGTGCGGTCGTTCGTCGACTCCAACGGCGACGGCACCGGCGATCTCGCCGGGCTCATCGGCAAGCTCGACTACCTGCAGTGGCTCGGCATCGACGGCATCTGGATACCGCCGATCTACACCTCGCCCCTGCGCGACGGCGGCTACGACATCTCCGACTACAAGGGGATCCTGCCCGAGTTCGGCACGCTCGACGAGTTCCGCGAGCTGGTGACGAAGGCGCACGAGCGCAACATGCGCATCATCATCGACCTGGTCATCAACCACACCTCCGACCAGCACGAATGGTTCCAGCAGTCGCGCAGCGACCCCGACGGCCCCTACGGCGACTTCTACGTCTGGAGCGACACCGACGACAAGTACAACGACGTGCGCATCATCTTCGTCGACACCGAGGACTCGAACTGGACCTTCGACTCCGAGCGCCGCCAGTTCTTCTGGCACCGCTTCTTCTCGCACCAGCCCGACCTCAACTTCGAGAATCCGGCCGTGCACGACGCGATCTTCGACGTGGTGCGGCACTGGCTCGACATGGGCGTCGACGGGCTGCGACTGGATGCGATCCCCTACCTCTACGAGTCGGAGGGCGGCAACGGCGAGAGCGAGCCCGCGACCCACGAGTTCGTCAAGAAGCTGCGGGCCATGATCGACGTCGACTACCCGGGGCGCGTGCTCATCGCCGAGGCCAATCAGTGGCCGAGCGAAGTGGCCGAGTACTTCGGAACCGAGGAGGAGCCGGAGTGCCACATGGCCTTCGACTTCCCGGTGATGCCGCGCATCTTCTACTCGCTGCGCTCGCAGTCGGCGGGCGAGCTCAAGCGGGTGCTCTCGGAGACCCAGGACGTGCCGGAGGGCGCCGCCTGGGGCGTGTTCCTGCGCAATCACGACGAGCTGACGCTCGAGATGGTCAGCGAGGAGTACCGGCAGGCGATGTACGGCTGGTACGCCTACGACCCGCGGATGCGCTCGAACATCGGCATCCGACGCCGGCTCGCTCCGCTGCTCGACAATTCGCGTGCCGAGCTCGAGCTCGCCCACGCGCTGCTGTTCTCGCTTCCGGGATCGCCGTTCCTCTACTACGGCGACGAGATCGGCATGGGCGACAACATCTGGCTCCCCGATCGCGACTCCTCGCGTACGCCGATGCAGTGGACCCCCGACCGCAACGCCGGCTTCTCGACCGCCGACCCAGGCAAGCTCTACCTGCCGGTCGTGCAGTCGCTCGTCTACAACTACTCGCTCGTCAATGTCGAATCGCAGCTCGCGCAGTCACGGTCGCTGCTGCACTGGGTGCGGAACGTCATCCACGTGCGCAAGAACCACCCGACGTTCGGACTCGGCTCGATCCAGGTGCTCGACACCGACCACGAGTCGGTGCTGGCTTTCGTGCGCGACCACCCGGGATCGGGTACCCAGTTCGGCGACCAGCCCGAGCGGGTGCTCTGCGTCTTCAGCTTCGCCCACAACCCGGTCTCGGTGCGCATCAGGATGCCCGACGACGCCGGCGAGCCGCTCTTCGACCTCTTCGGCGGGGGCGAGTTCCCGTCGGTGAGCGAGGACGGCGAGGTGCACCTGACGCTCGGCACGCAGAGCTTCTTCTGGCTGCACGTCGGCCAGCCCCGCTTCACCGCGACCCAGCACTACTGA
- a CDS encoding 3'-5' exonuclease, with protein MSNWFDLLGVFDLETTGVDTSTARIVSAHVGLLDESGAVIERDDWLADPGVEIPEQASAVHGITTERARAEGAPAANVVAEIIETLRRLTERGIPIVIYNAPYDLSLLHAEALRHHLEPLGEPGPIIDPLVIDKAVDRYRKGKRTLVLAAEHYGVQLDAAHDAGADAIAAGRVAQAIGRTFPDELGVTAEDLHGRQEVWFAEQARSFQDYIHRVKGDTSFVAPTAWPVR; from the coding sequence ATGAGCAACTGGTTCGACCTCCTCGGCGTCTTCGATCTCGAGACGACGGGAGTCGATACCAGCACAGCGCGCATCGTCAGCGCCCACGTCGGGCTGCTCGACGAGAGCGGAGCCGTCATCGAGCGCGACGACTGGCTCGCCGACCCCGGCGTGGAGATCCCCGAGCAGGCGAGCGCCGTGCACGGCATCACGACCGAGCGGGCCCGCGCGGAAGGCGCCCCGGCCGCGAACGTCGTCGCCGAGATCATCGAGACCCTGCGTCGGCTGACCGAGCGCGGCATCCCGATCGTGATCTACAACGCCCCCTACGACCTCTCGCTGCTGCACGCCGAGGCGCTGCGGCACCACCTCGAGCCGCTCGGCGAGCCCGGTCCGATCATCGATCCGCTCGTGATCGACAAGGCCGTCGACCGCTACCGCAAGGGCAAGCGCACGCTCGTGCTCGCCGCCGAGCACTACGGTGTGCAGCTGGATGCCGCGCACGACGCCGGCGCCGACGCGATCGCCGCGGGCCGCGTGGCGCAGGCCATCGGCCGCACCTTCCCCGACGAACTCGGCGTGACCGCCGAAGACCTGCACGGCCGCCAGGAGGTCTGGTTCGCCGAGCAGGCGCGCAGCTTCCAGGACTACATCCACCGCGTGAAGGGCGACACCTCCTTCGTCGCGCCGACCGCCTGGCCGGTGCGATGA
- a CDS encoding NUDIX hydrolase, whose translation MSDSPAAPPRTVLRIAAAVIEGEDGRLLFVRKQGTTAFMQPGGKLEADEAPDAALVRELAEELGLDVATSELGFLGRHHALAANEPDTDVDAWVYDAPLTAEPRIAAEIAELAWVDPTDLGDRDVAPLSRDILVPLVLARRPAG comes from the coding sequence ATGAGCGACTCCCCCGCGGCGCCGCCGCGCACGGTGCTGCGCATCGCCGCCGCCGTGATCGAAGGCGAGGATGGGCGCCTGCTGTTCGTGCGCAAGCAGGGCACGACCGCGTTCATGCAGCCCGGCGGCAAGCTCGAAGCGGATGAGGCGCCCGACGCGGCCCTCGTGCGCGAACTCGCCGAGGAGCTCGGGCTCGACGTCGCGACGAGCGAGCTGGGATTCCTCGGCCGGCACCACGCCCTCGCCGCGAACGAGCCCGACACCGACGTGGATGCCTGGGTCTACGACGCCCCGCTGACCGCCGAGCCGCGCATCGCCGCCGAGATCGCCGAGCTGGCCTGGGTCGACCCGACCGATCTCGGCGATCGCGACGTCGCCCCGCTCAGCCGCGACATCCTCGTGCCGCTCGTGCTGGCCCGCCGCCCCGCCGGCTGA
- a CDS encoding type B 50S ribosomal protein L31, which produces MKTETHPEYRAIVFRDLASGETFLTRSTATSDKTIELDGETYPVIDVEISSASHPFYTGKQRIMDSAGRVEKFNKRFANFGK; this is translated from the coding sequence ATGAAGACCGAGACCCACCCCGAGTACCGCGCGATCGTCTTCCGCGACCTCGCGAGCGGTGAGACCTTCCTGACCCGCTCGACCGCGACCAGCGACAAGACCATCGAGCTCGACGGCGAGACCTACCCCGTCATCGACGTCGAGATCTCGTCGGCCTCTCACCCGTTCTACACGGGCAAGCAGCGCATCATGGACAGCGCCGGCCGCGTCGAGAAGTTCAACAAGCGCTTCGCCAACTTCGGCAAGTAA
- a CDS encoding ABC transporter ATP-binding protein: MGSVLQLTDVSVVRDGNRILDRVSWEVQPTDRWVILGPNGAGKTTLLQVVSASIHATEGESVLLGETVGKVDVFDLRPRIGFASSALARRIPADESVLDVVLTAAYSVTGRWNENYEDVDIRRARRVLAEWKLDHLAERRFGNLSDGEQKRVQIARSVMTDPELLLLDEPAASLDLGAREELVQLLGNYARSSEAPAMVMVTHHVEEIPPGFTHALLIADARIRAAGLIEDVITEPHLSEAFGLPLVVERSDDGRFTARAA; encoded by the coding sequence ATGGGCAGTGTTCTCCAGCTCACCGACGTGTCGGTCGTGCGTGACGGCAATCGCATCCTCGATCGCGTGTCGTGGGAGGTGCAGCCCACCGACCGCTGGGTCATCCTCGGCCCCAACGGCGCCGGCAAGACGACGCTCCTGCAGGTCGTCTCCGCGTCGATCCACGCCACCGAGGGCGAGTCCGTCCTCCTCGGCGAGACGGTCGGCAAGGTCGACGTCTTCGACCTGCGCCCCCGCATCGGCTTCGCGTCGAGCGCCCTGGCCCGCCGCATCCCCGCCGACGAGAGCGTGCTGGATGTCGTGCTGACCGCCGCCTACTCGGTCACCGGCCGCTGGAACGAGAACTACGAGGACGTCGACATCCGCCGCGCCCGTCGCGTGCTGGCCGAGTGGAAGCTCGACCACCTCGCCGAGCGCCGCTTCGGCAACCTCAGCGACGGCGAGCAGAAGCGCGTGCAGATCGCCCGCTCGGTCATGACCGACCCGGAGCTGCTGCTGCTCGACGAGCCTGCCGCGAGCCTCGACCTCGGCGCCCGCGAGGAGCTCGTGCAGCTGCTCGGCAACTACGCCCGCTCGAGCGAGGCGCCGGCCATGGTCATGGTCACCCACCACGTCGAGGAGATCCCGCCGGGATTCACCCATGCGCTGCTCATCGCCGACGCGCGCATCCGCGCCGCGGGTCTCATCGAGGACGTCATCACCGAGCCCCACCTGAGCGAGGCCTTCGGTCTTCCGCTCGTCGTGGAGCGCAGCGACGACGGCCGGTTCACGGCCCGCGCGGCCTGA
- the glgA gene encoding glycogen synthase — translation MRVDLLSREFPPEVYGGAGVHVAELVTALRDTQADLDVQVRAFGMPREEDGVTSYLVPSTLTSANPSLATLGVDLAIAQDVAGADLAHSHTWYANGAGHFAKLLHGIPHVVTAHSLEPLRPWKAEQLGGGYRVSSWIEKTAFEAADAVIAVSNGMALDIVRSYPDLDETRLHVVHNGIDLSRWQRVDDGEVLRELGIDPDRPSVVFVGRITRQKGLPYLLAAARQLPPEVQLVLCAGAPDTPEILAEVQAGVNLLQQERTGVVWIERILSRHELSAVLSQATTFVCPSVYEPLGIVNLEAMACGAAVVGTATGGIPEVVDDGVTGRLVPIEQVDDGTGTPIDPEAFVNALARTLIEVVSDPEQARRYGEAGRARAESQFSWSSIAQATRAIYDRVLA, via the coding sequence ATGCGAGTCGACCTGCTGAGCCGTGAGTTCCCGCCGGAGGTCTACGGAGGTGCGGGCGTGCACGTCGCCGAGCTCGTCACCGCCCTGCGTGACACCCAGGCCGACCTCGACGTGCAGGTGCGGGCCTTCGGCATGCCGCGCGAGGAGGACGGCGTCACGAGCTATCTCGTGCCGTCGACCCTGACGAGCGCCAACCCGTCCCTGGCGACGCTCGGCGTCGACCTCGCGATCGCGCAGGACGTCGCCGGCGCCGACCTCGCGCACTCGCACACCTGGTACGCGAACGGGGCAGGCCACTTCGCCAAGCTGCTGCACGGCATCCCGCACGTCGTCACCGCCCACAGCCTCGAGCCGTTGCGCCCCTGGAAGGCCGAGCAGCTCGGCGGCGGCTACCGCGTGTCGAGCTGGATCGAGAAGACCGCCTTCGAGGCGGCGGATGCGGTGATCGCCGTGTCGAACGGCATGGCGCTCGACATCGTGCGCAGCTACCCCGACCTCGACGAGACCCGCCTGCACGTCGTGCACAACGGCATCGATCTCAGCCGCTGGCAGCGCGTCGACGATGGCGAGGTGCTGCGCGAGCTCGGCATCGACCCCGACCGACCGAGCGTCGTCTTCGTCGGTCGCATCACCCGGCAGAAAGGCCTGCCCTACCTGCTCGCGGCCGCGCGGCAGCTGCCGCCCGAGGTGCAGCTCGTGCTCTGCGCCGGCGCCCCCGACACCCCCGAGATCCTCGCCGAGGTGCAGGCGGGCGTGAACCTGCTCCAGCAGGAGCGCACCGGCGTCGTCTGGATCGAGCGCATCCTCAGCCGCCACGAGCTGAGCGCCGTGCTCTCGCAGGCGACCACCTTCGTCTGCCCCTCGGTGTACGAGCCGCTCGGCATCGTCAACCTCGAGGCCATGGCCTGCGGCGCGGCCGTCGTCGGCACCGCGACGGGCGGCATCCCCGAGGTCGTCGACGACGGCGTCACCGGGCGGCTCGTGCCGATCGAGCAGGTGGATGACGGCACCGGCACCCCGATCGACCCCGAGGCCTTCGTGAACGCCCTCGCGCGCACGCTCATCGAGGTCGTCTCCGACCCCGAGCAGGCGCGTCGCTACGGCGAGGCGGGCCGGGCCCGTGCGGAGTCGCAGTTCAGCTGGTCGAGCATCGCCCAGGCGACCCGCGCGATCTACGACCGGGTGCTCGCCTGA